In one Pseudarthrobacter sp. NBSH8 genomic region, the following are encoded:
- a CDS encoding heme-binding protein, producing MKKSNKIAAAAAAGALLLTGGLTVAANAGTSQVAAPAAAPAAVPAVDIPQAPETVVAQNRITVGASSEAVRAALAKCQADRLPFVTVALVDRFGTVQALLRGDNAAEHTIEAAKQKAYTAAAFGAPTSELAKRVNGNGPSIADLPGTLFLAGGVPLKVNGVSVAGIGVGGAPDGTLDEACATAGAEAIAALAASPAK from the coding sequence GTGAAGAAGTCCAACAAGATTGCCGCCGCTGCCGCCGCCGGAGCTTTGCTGCTGACCGGAGGGCTGACCGTTGCAGCTAATGCCGGGACCAGCCAAGTGGCCGCCCCTGCCGCCGCCCCTGCTGCGGTACCCGCCGTCGACATCCCGCAGGCGCCGGAAACCGTCGTGGCGCAGAACCGCATCACCGTGGGCGCCTCTTCCGAAGCAGTCCGGGCAGCCCTCGCCAAATGCCAGGCGGACAGGCTGCCTTTCGTTACGGTGGCCCTGGTGGACAGGTTCGGCACCGTCCAGGCACTCCTGCGCGGGGACAATGCCGCCGAACACACAATCGAAGCAGCCAAGCAGAAGGCCTACACCGCGGCTGCGTTCGGTGCGCCGACGAGCGAGCTGGCCAAGCGCGTCAACGGCAACGGGCCCAGCATTGCGGACCTCCCCGGCACCCTGTTCCTCGCCGGTGGCGTCCCGCTTAAGGTGAACGGTGTGTCCGTGGCAGGGATCGGAGTGGGCGGCGCCCCCGACGGCACTCTGGACGAGGCCTGCGCCACCGCCGGCGCCGAGGCTATCGCCGCGCTGGCAGCCAGCCCGGCCAAGTAG
- a CDS encoding ankyrin repeat domain-containing protein, translating to MRRFRTWRRARRAAAVLALAAGVALCLAACQAGPGEPQRLESPPSYVLVNPGSPQPSGPSTPAATTAPVLPGEAQAQLDQELVAAAKANNVALVGELIGRGGNVNAKDAIQDSAFLYAGAEGFNDVLQLTLAAGADVASTNRYGGTALIPASEHGHVETVRILLAARVPVNHVNNLGWTAMQESILLNNGGPRQQDVVRLLLEAGGDPNIRDPQGRTALENAERLGFVEIANLIRAG from the coding sequence ATGAGACGGTTCAGGACCTGGCGCCGGGCACGCAGGGCCGCGGCGGTACTCGCGCTCGCGGCTGGGGTTGCATTGTGCCTGGCCGCCTGCCAGGCGGGTCCCGGTGAGCCGCAGCGGCTGGAGTCGCCGCCGTCGTACGTCCTGGTCAACCCGGGCAGCCCGCAACCGTCCGGACCGTCCACACCGGCAGCCACCACGGCGCCAGTGCTGCCCGGCGAAGCGCAGGCACAGCTTGACCAGGAACTGGTCGCCGCCGCGAAGGCGAACAACGTGGCGCTGGTGGGTGAACTCATCGGCCGCGGCGGCAATGTGAACGCCAAGGACGCCATCCAGGATTCAGCGTTCCTCTATGCCGGGGCCGAGGGATTCAACGACGTTCTCCAGCTGACGCTGGCGGCCGGAGCGGACGTTGCCAGCACCAACCGGTATGGCGGAACCGCGCTGATTCCCGCGAGCGAGCACGGCCACGTGGAGACGGTCCGCATCCTCCTGGCTGCCAGGGTGCCCGTGAACCATGTGAACAACCTGGGCTGGACCGCCATGCAGGAGAGCATCCTGCTCAACAACGGCGGGCCCCGGCAGCAGGACGTAGTCCGGCTGCTGTTGGAGGCCGGCGGGGACCCGAACATCAGGGATCCCCAGGGACGGACCGCCCTGGAGAACGCCGAACGCCTGGGCTTTGTGGAGATCGCCAACCTGATTCGGGCAGGCTAG
- a CDS encoding acetyl-CoA acetyltransferase — protein sequence MSLKEQFGKDVLLAGWGHSRFGKLTDETLESLIVQVATEAISNAGIEAGQIDEIYLGQFNSGMMPLAFPSSLALQVSPDLANVAATRVENACASGSAAFQQGTKALLAGTAKTVLVIGAEKMTHAGADVVGAALLGADYDMAGQTSTTGFTGLFADVAKHYDKRYGRGDGKLGDVLGSIAAKNHRNGVDNPYAQLRKDLGEEFCRTISDKNPMVADPLRRTDCSPVSDGAAAVVLSGSPTGGAAQPVRLAGFGHANDFFPAERRDPTAFAATRVSWQRALGMAGVGLEDLDFAEVHDCFTIAELLMYEAMGLTEPGQGARAIEEGWVFKDGKLPVNVSGGLKAKGHPVGATGVSQHVIAAMQLTGTAGAMQLANPRRAAVQNMGGVGIANYVSVLEAV from the coding sequence ATGAGCCTGAAGGAACAGTTTGGCAAGGATGTCCTGCTCGCCGGCTGGGGTCACAGCCGGTTCGGCAAGCTCACCGACGAGACCCTAGAGTCCCTGATCGTCCAGGTGGCCACCGAAGCCATCAGCAACGCCGGGATCGAGGCTGGCCAGATCGACGAGATCTACCTGGGCCAGTTCAACTCCGGCATGATGCCGCTGGCCTTCCCGTCGTCCCTGGCGCTGCAGGTCTCGCCGGACCTGGCCAACGTCGCGGCCACCCGGGTGGAGAACGCCTGCGCCTCCGGCTCGGCGGCGTTCCAGCAGGGTACTAAAGCCCTGTTGGCCGGTACTGCCAAAACCGTCCTGGTGATCGGCGCAGAGAAAATGACCCACGCCGGTGCCGACGTTGTGGGGGCCGCCCTGCTGGGCGCTGACTACGACATGGCCGGCCAGACGTCTACCACCGGCTTTACAGGCCTGTTCGCGGACGTCGCCAAGCACTACGACAAGCGCTATGGCCGCGGCGACGGAAAGCTGGGCGACGTGCTTGGCTCCATCGCGGCCAAGAACCACCGCAACGGCGTGGACAACCCCTACGCCCAGCTCCGCAAGGACCTCGGCGAGGAGTTCTGCCGCACCATTTCAGACAAGAACCCCATGGTGGCCGATCCCCTGCGTCGCACCGACTGCTCCCCCGTGTCCGACGGCGCCGCCGCCGTTGTACTCTCCGGCTCACCGACCGGCGGAGCGGCTCAGCCGGTAAGGCTCGCCGGTTTTGGCCACGCGAACGACTTCTTTCCGGCCGAACGGCGGGACCCCACCGCCTTCGCCGCCACCCGGGTGTCCTGGCAGCGCGCGCTGGGGATGGCCGGCGTCGGGCTTGAAGACCTGGACTTCGCTGAGGTCCACGACTGCTTCACCATCGCCGAGCTGCTGATGTACGAGGCCATGGGACTGACCGAGCCGGGCCAGGGCGCCCGCGCCATCGAGGAAGGCTGGGTCTTCAAGGACGGCAAGCTGCCGGTCAACGTCTCCGGCGGGCTGAAGGCCAAGGGCCACCCCGTCGGCGCCACCGGTGTCTCCCAGCACGTCATCGCCGCCATGCAGCTCACCGGCACGGCCGGAGCGATGCAGCTGGCCAACCCGCGTCGGGCTGCGGTGCAGAACATGGGTGGCGTTGGCATCGCCAACTACGTCAGCGTCCTCGAGGCCGTCTAA
- a CDS encoding sensor histidine kinase, with the protein MPSPATPRKTLTAGSPPTTGSALPAKPASPAPAAGRFGRIDTAVHLGFAVLLVASAVRYVMRHSLPDNLLVLGLAAAVCALYAVIAVLARQRRPWAVWMLVFVAAWAVLVVAAPSFAWCSFAIFFLCRTVFTGTVGYVAAGATAAATAVGLFRLSDGTDLAMLLGPLAVGVMLTLIHDRIEHDAAEQRRLHAEVSLAQGQLAASERRAGTIAERERISREIHDTVTQGLASSLLLLEAAGRSWPGQASRQELSQATELLRRNLSETRSLVHELAAPGLDASPLPEALHQAAAQYVPYARLLVTGEPGDVPPEVRHTLLRVVQSAAANIQQHAHATTTTLTLGFLPDSVTLDIYDDGTGFDPSAAAPPSDAGGYGLRAMRQRVEQLGGVFSVESIPGEGTIVAAQVPVRVQSAPPAQQSTRDDA; encoded by the coding sequence ATGCCCTCCCCAGCCACTCCCCGCAAAACCCTGACCGCCGGGTCCCCACCGACCACCGGATCCGCCCTCCCTGCCAAGCCTGCCTCGCCTGCCCCGGCAGCTGGCCGGTTCGGCCGGATCGACACCGCCGTCCACCTGGGCTTCGCTGTCCTGCTTGTCGCGTCGGCCGTCCGCTATGTAATGCGGCACAGCCTGCCGGACAACCTGCTGGTCCTCGGACTGGCAGCAGCGGTGTGCGCCCTGTACGCGGTAATCGCCGTACTGGCCCGGCAGAGACGGCCGTGGGCAGTCTGGATGCTCGTGTTTGTGGCCGCGTGGGCTGTGCTGGTCGTTGCCGCACCCAGCTTTGCGTGGTGTTCCTTTGCGATCTTCTTCCTGTGCCGCACCGTCTTTACGGGCACTGTAGGCTACGTGGCGGCGGGCGCAACGGCGGCCGCCACCGCCGTCGGGCTGTTCCGGCTCAGCGACGGGACGGACCTCGCGATGCTGCTGGGGCCGCTCGCCGTGGGCGTGATGCTGACGCTGATCCATGACCGGATCGAGCACGATGCCGCGGAACAGCGGCGCCTCCATGCCGAGGTTTCGCTGGCACAGGGTCAGCTGGCGGCCAGCGAGCGCCGGGCCGGCACCATCGCCGAACGCGAACGGATATCGCGGGAGATCCACGACACCGTGACGCAGGGCCTGGCCAGCAGCCTGCTGCTCCTCGAAGCCGCTGGCCGTTCGTGGCCAGGCCAGGCATCGCGCCAGGAGCTCAGCCAGGCTACGGAGCTGCTACGCCGGAACCTCTCCGAGACCCGCAGCCTGGTCCACGAGCTCGCCGCCCCGGGCCTTGACGCGTCGCCGCTTCCCGAGGCCTTGCACCAAGCGGCCGCCCAGTACGTCCCGTACGCCCGGCTCCTGGTCACCGGCGAGCCGGGGGACGTTCCTCCGGAAGTCCGGCACACCCTGTTGCGGGTTGTCCAAAGCGCGGCCGCGAACATCCAGCAGCACGCGCACGCCACCACCACAACCCTGACGCTGGGGTTCCTTCCTGACTCGGTCACCCTTGACATCTACGACGACGGAACAGGCTTTGACCCGTCGGCGGCAGCACCGCCGTCGGACGCCGGAGGATACGGGCTGCGGGCCATGCGCCAGCGTGTGGAGCAGCTGGGCGGCGTATTCTCGGTTGAAAGCATCCCCGGCGAAGGGACCATTGTGGCCGCACAAGTACCGGTTCGGGTGCAGTCAGCGCCACCAGCGCAGCAGAGCACCCGGGACGACGCATGA